In the genome of Metabacillus litoralis, the window TATATGAAGATCGATTAGAAGTGATGATTGCTGATAATGGCAAAAGCTTTGATTTTGAGAAAACAAAAGATGAACTTGGTCCTTATTCTGCTTCAAGTCCAGTAGACCAACTTCCCGAAGGAGGTTTAGGTCTCTATTTGATGGAAACGCTCATGGATGAAGTCCGTGTCCATGTTAACGCTGGGGTAACGGTCTTCATGATCAAGTATTTAAGCGGGGAGCGAATAGATCATGGCACAACCATCTCAAAATATGAAGCTAACTAAAGAAGAGGTGAACGAGTTAATACTTGACTTTCAGAAAACGGAAAGTAAAGTAGCCCAGTTGGCACTCGTTGAACACTATACAGGTTTAGTTGAAACCTTAGCGAAGAAATATTCCAAAGGGAAAAGCTTTCATGAAGATCTTAGACAGGTGGGCATGATTGGTTTATTGGGCGCTATTAGAAGATATGACCCTTCTGTTGGAAAGCCGTTTGAAGCTTTTGCCATTCCAACAATAATTGGAGAAATCAAACGTTTCTTAAGAGATAAAACATGGAGTGTTCATGTTCCGAGAAGGATTAAAGAATTAGGACCCAAGATTAAGGCAGCTGTAGACAAGTTAACAAATGAAAATCAACGATCTCCACAAGTGAGGGAGATAGCAGAATATCTAGATGTAACTGAAGAGGAAGTATTAGAAACAATGGAAATGGGAAAAAGCTACCAGGCTTTATCGGTCGATCACTCTATTGAGGCTGATTCTGACGGGAGTACTGTCACCATTCTTGACATTGTTGGTTCACAAGAGCAGGGGTATGAAAAAGTGAATCAAAAACTAATGCTTCAGAGTGTATTGCATGTTTTATCAGATCGAGAAAAGGAAATTATCGAATGTACGTTTATTTTGAATAAAAGTCAAAAAGAAACTGGTGAACAGTTAGGTATCTCTCAAATGCATGTATCAAGGCTGCAAAGGAGAGCCATTCAAAAATTAAGAGAAGCATTGTCAAAAGACATGCCCCCGGAGTTAAATAAATGATTGTTCAAGATTATAATCAACATGTTCATACATTAGCATTTCAGTTACCGAAAGCAGGGAAATCGTGTTGTGGTGATAGCTTTTTTATAAAAGCAACAGACGAATATTTAATTTGTGCCTTAGCCGATGGGTTAGGTAGTGGGGAACGGGCGAATGAATCCTCCGAGGCAATAAGTTCGTTAGTCGAAAAGAATGATGATAAAGATGTAGAAGACTTAATGAAATTATGTAATGAAGAGCTGAAAGATAAACGGGGAGCAACTGTTTCTATCTTAAAGGTAGACTTTAAGACAAGAGAATTTACCTATAGCTCCGTTGGGAATATACGCTTTATTCTTTGTGCGCCATCCGGGACTTATATATATCCTCTTCCGATATTAGGTTATCTTTCTGGTAAACCTCAAAAATATCGTACACAAACCTACACATATGAACAAGGTTCTAAGTTTATCATTCATACTGACGGATTAGTTCTTCCAGGGATAAAGACACTATTAAATAAAGGTGAATCTGTTGAAGATCTATCACGACAACTTGAAGACTATACAAAAACATTAAATGATGATTTAACATATATAGTCGGTCAGCTATTCTAAGGAAATAGTGAGCCGGCTATTTTTTATTTGCAAACTAGGACAATATTTTAAACTTAACATGGCGTTTATTTTAATAGAACAAATATATTTGGTAAAATGTTTACATGTGCTTGAAGGAATATAACTCAGTTGGAGGATTCGGATATGGAAGAAAAACAAACTAAAATCATGCAGCATATTAGCAAGGAGCTTGCGATCAATATAAAACAGGTTGCGAATGTTATTTCATTATTAGAAGAAGGCAATACAGTTCCATTTATTGCCCGTTATCGAAAAGAGCAAACTGGTGCATTGGATGAAGTGCAGATACGTGATATATCCGAGAAATGGACATACATACAAAACCTTGAAAATCGTAAAGAAGAAGTACTGCGTTTAATAGAAGAGCAAGGAAAATTAACTGAACAACTAGCTGTTGATATTAATAAAGCTATGAAGCTTCAACAGGTAGAAGATTTATATAGACCATATAAACAAAAGAGAAGAACAAAGGCGACAGTTGCAAAGGAAAAGGGGTTAGAGCCACTTGCCACTTGGATCCTAAGTTTGCCAGGTGAGGGGGATATCCAACTCAAGGCTAAGGAATTTATAAATGAAGAAAAAGGTGTAACAACAGTAGAAGAGGCTATACAAGGTGCACAAGATATTGTAGCAGAACAAATCTCAGATCAGCCGAAATATCGCCAATGGATTAGAGAGTTAACGTTCCGAAAAGGATCTATTTCTTCTGTTGCCAAGGATGAAGAAAAAGATGAGAAGAATGTTTATGAAATGTATTATGAGTACGAAGAGCCAATCCAGAAAATTGTTCCTCACCGGGTTTTGGCGATTAACCGAGGTGAAAAAGAAGATATATTGCGCATATCCCTTCAACCACCAACTGATCAGATATTAGATTACCTTCAAAAAGAAGAGTTGAAAGGGAAAAAATCGGTTGTGAATAATTTGGTGATTGAAACAATAGAAGATGCATATAAGCGTCTTATTCAACCATCAATTGAGCGTGAAATCAGAAAAGAGTTATCAGAAAAAGCAGAGGACCGTGCAATACATATTTTCTCTGAAAATCTAAGAAATCTACTTCTTCAACCACCATTGAAAGGAAGAATGGTGCTAGGTGTTGACCCTGCTTTTAGAACAGGCTGTAAATTAGCTGTTGTAGATCCGACTGGAAAAATGCTTCATATTGGAGTGGTATATCCACATCCACCTGTTAATAAGAAAGAACAAGCAAAAGAAAAGGTAATTGATGTTTTAAAGCAATTTAAAATAGAGGTTGTTGCAATCGGAAACGGAACGGCGTCAAGAGAAACAGAACAATTCATTGCAGATATATTAAGAGAATTATCTGGAGATATTTCATATCTTATCGTAAACGAAGCAGGTGCAAGTGTGTATTCGGCTTCAGAACTTGCTAGAGAAGAGTTCCCTGACTTACAGGTAGAAGAAAGAAGTGCAGTTTCCATTGCAAGAAGACTTCAGGATCCTTTGGCTGAACTAGTTAAGATTGATCCTAAATCAGTTGGTGTAGGGCAATATCAACATGATGTTTCCCAAAAGAAATTAAATGAATCACTAACGTTTGTTGTTGAAACAGTCGTAAACCAGGTTGGAGTTAACGTAAATACTGCCTCGTCTTCCTTACTTCAGTATGTAGCTGGACTCAGTAAGGCAGTTGCAAACAATGTTGTGAAAAAAAGAGAAGAGTTAGGGAGATTCTCTAACCGTAAACAACTAAAAGATATCCCTCGTCTAGGAGCAAAAACATATGAGCAGTGTATTGGCTTCTTACGAGTTCTTGATGGAGATCATCCTTTAGATCGAACAAGTATTCACCCTGAACGCTATGGGGAAGTTGAAAAACTATTGAAGCAATTAAACGTATCTTTAGCCGATTTAGGAAGCGAAGAGTTAAAAGATAAAGTGAAAAACCTAAATCTACAAGAAACAGCTGATGTATTATCAATTGGGGAGCTAACTCTAAAAGATATATGTGATGCATTAATTCGTCCAGAACGGGATCCTCGTGATGAAGTAACTAAGCCTTTGTTAAAGAAGGATGTATTAAAACTGGAGGATTTGCAGCAAGGAATGGAGCTTCAAGGAACAGTTCGCAATGTTGTCGATTTTGGAGCATTTGTTGATATAGGCGTTAAACAGGATGGATTGGTGCATATTTCTAAACTTAGTCGTTCGTTTGTAAAACACCCATTAGATGTTGTATCTGTAGGTGACGTTGTAACAGTTTGGGTGGACGATGTAGACTTTAAGAAAGGTCGAGTAGCACTTACTATGCTGAAGAGCTGAAGGTGAGTGAAGAAACCAAAAAGAAACACTGCTTTTAGGAGCAGTGTTTTTCTCTATAGAAAAACCAGCATTGATTAAGTAATTTTATTTGATAGCGATTTTTTTCTAAAAACGCCCGCTGCATTTGATTTTGTAACCAAGATGGCATTGCTCATACCTCCTTAACTATTATAATGGAGTATGGGTGTTTATAATGTATGCACTAGGCAAGTGTGGTGTTACATATATGGAGGAATTTTTCATGAATGATGATAAACTGCAACAATTGGTGGAAGACATTTCAATAAGCTTATTTAGAAAACCATTTAAGCATAAAGCAACCTTTAACAAAAGACTGAGAACAACCGGTGGAAGGTATATGCTAAGTACCCATAACATTGATATTAATCCGAAATATTTTCTTGAACATGGATTGGAAGAAATGATTGGGATCATTAAACATGAGCTTTGCCACTATCATCTTCATATAGAAGGAAAGGGATATAAGCACGGGGACGAAGACTTTAAATTATTATTAAAAGAAGTGGGTGCTCCTAGATTTTGTACGCCTTTAAAAACTGAATCTAAAAAAAGACAAGCTTCTCTCATCTACAAGTGTTCAGCTTGTCATCATGAGTACAAAAGAAAGAGAAAAGTAGACACAACACGTCTAGTTTGCGGCAAGTGTGCTGGTAAAATCTATCTTTTAAAAGGGGTTGACTCTTAAGTTGATACTATGTTAAATTATAAAAGCCGTCGTTGATGGCGGTTGAAAAACAAAGTTAAGTATAATGAATTCTTGACAAGACATGCTTGATTAAATATAATTAAAGAAGTCTGTTAGAAATTATTCCGCAGTAGCTCAGTGGTAGAGCTATCGGCTGTTAACCGATCGGTCGTAGGTTCGAGTCCTACCTGCGGAGCCATATGGGGAAGTACTCAAGAGGCTGAAGAGGCGCCCCTGCTAAGGGTGTAGGTCGCGTGAGCGGCGCGAGGGTTCAAATCCCTCCTTCTCCGCCATATTATAATGGCCCATTGGTCAAGCGGTTAAGACACCGCCCTTTCACGGCGGTAACACGGGTTCGAATCCCGTATGGGTCATAATTATATTTTAGAGAGTAGGAAGTGGGCACACTTGTAGCTCACCTCCTATTTTTTCTCTGGTATGATTAGTGTTGCTAGGTAATGAAACTTTAAGTTAAGGTGAGTTATTTTCACTACGTGAAAAAACTTTGGTCCGGTAGTTCAGTTGGTTAGAATGCCTGCCTGTCACGCAGGAGGTCGCGGGTTCGAGTCCCGTCCGGACCGCCATTATTTATTGGCGAGAATTACCAGTTGTAATAACACTTAGAATTTGATACTATTAACTTCTTGTTGCTTTGACGATAAATGTCTAGTGACATAACTTCAGTGGGCTATAGCCAAGCGGTAAGGCATCGCACTTTGACTGCGACATGCGTTGGTTCGAATCCAGCTAGCCCAGCCATTTAAGCCATTAGCTCAGTTGGTAGTGGCGATCAAATATGCTACGAAGTGAAACTTCAGCACGCAGATCGAATTGTTCCTTGAAGAAACCTTCAGAGGTTTAGTTGTCAAAACTAAGAGTATATTGAAAAAAGAGCCATTAGCTCAGTTGGTAGAGCATCTGACTTTTAATCAGAGGGTCGAAGGTTCGAGTCCTTCATGGCTCACCATTTACACACCTTGCGGGTGTGGCGGAATTGGCAGACGCGCTAGACTTAGGATCTAGTGTCCTTGTGACGTGGGGGTTCAAGTCCCTTCACCCGCACCAGAGTTTTTTAACATTATTAGAATTGATTTCGCGGTCGTGGCGGAATGGCAGACGCGCTAGGTTGAGGGCCTAGTGGGGGCGACCCCGTGGAGGTTCAAGTCCTCTCGGCCGCACCAGAACACACAAAAAATATTTTTATAAAAAGTATTGACTTGTTGGTTCTAAAGGTGTTATTATTGTAAAGTCGCTCGTTAATATAATTTAAAAATGCGCCCGTAGCTCAATTGGATAGAGCGTTTGACTACGGATCAAAAGGTTAGGGGTTCGACTCCTCTCGGGCGCGCCATATACGGGAAGTAGCTCAGCTTGGTAGAGCACTTGGTTTGGGACCAAGGGGTCGCAGGTTCGAATCCTGTCTTCCCGACCAGTCGAGTCACCTTGCGGGTGTAGTTTAGTGGTAAAACCTCAGCCTTCCAAGCTGATGATGAGGGTTCGATTCCCTTCACCCGCTCCAAAAAATGATCTTTGAAAACTAAACAAAACCAAGCGTGCCAACGTTAATTTCGATTAACAAAAAAACGTACTATATAGTACAAATTTATATGAGCTATATCAACTCTTTATTGGAGAGTTTGATCCTGGCTCAGGACGAACGCTGGCGGCGTGCCTAATACATGCAAGTCGAGCGAACCAATGGGAGCTTGCTCCCTGAGGTTAGCGGCGGACGGGTGAGTAACACGTGGGTAACCTGCCTGTAAGATTGGGATAACTCCGGGAAACCGGAGCTAATACCGGATAACATTTTGAACCGCATGGTTCAAAGTTGAAAGACGGCTTCGGCTGTCACTTACAGATGGACCCGCGGCGCATTAGCTAGTTGGTGAGGTAATGGCTCACCAAGGCGACGATGCGTAGCCGACCTGAGAGGGTGATCGGCCACACTGGGACTGAGACACGGCCCAGACTCCTACGGGAGGCAGCAGTAGGGAATCTTCCGCAATGGACGAAAGTCTGACGGAGCAACGCCGCGTGAACGATGAAGGCCTTCGGGTCGTAAAGTTCTGTTGTTAGGGAAGAACAAGTACCAGAGTAACTGCTGGTACCTTGACGGTACCTAACCAGAAAGCCACGGCTAACTACGTGCCAGCAGCCGCGGTAATACGTAGGTGGCAAGCGTTGTCCGGAATTATTGGGCGTAAAGCGCGCGCAGGCGGTTTCTTAAGTCTGATGTGAAAGCCCACGGCTCAACCGTGGAGGGTCATTGGAAACTGGGGAACTTGAGTGCAGAAGAGGAGAGTGGAATTCCACGTGTAGCGGTGAAATGCGTAGAGATGTGGAGGAACACCAGTGGCGAAGGCGACTCTCTGGTCTGTAACTGACGCTGAGGCGCGAAAGCGTGGGGAGCGAACAGGATTAGATACCCTGGTAGTCCACGCCGTAAACGATGAGTGCTAAGTGTTAGAGGGTTTCCGCCCTTTAGTGCTGCAGCAAACGCATTAAGCACTCCGCCTGGGGAGTACGGTCGCAAGACTGAAACTCAAAGGAATTGACGGGGGCCCGCACAAGCGGTGGAGCATGTGGTTTAATTCGAAGCAACGCGAAGAACCTTACCAGGTCTTGACATCCTTCGCTACTTCTAGAGATAGAAGGTTCCCCTTCGGGGGACGAAGTGACAGGTGGTGCATGGTTGTCGTCAGCTCGTGTCGTGAGATGTTGGGTTAAGTCCCGCAACGAGCGCAACCCTTGATCTTAGTTGCCAGCATTCAGTTGGGCACTCTAAGGTGACTGCCGGTGACAAACCGGAGGAAGGTGGGGATGACGTCAAATCATCATGCCCCTTATGACCTGGGCTACACACGTGCTACAATGGATGGTACAAAGGGCTGCAAGACCGCGAGGTCAAGCCAATCCCATAAAACCATTCTCAGTTCGGATTGCAGGCTGCAACTCGCCTGCATGAAGCCGGAATCGCTAGTAATCGCGGATCAGCATGCCGCGGTGAATACGTTCCCGGGCCTTGTACACACCGCCCGTCACACCACGAGAGTTTGTAACACCCGAAGTCGGTGGGGTAACCGTAAGGAGCCAGCCGCCTAAGGTGGGACAGATGATTGGGGTGAAGTCGTAACAAGGTAGCCGTATCGGAAGGTGCGGCTGGATCACCTCCTTTCTAAGGAAAATGAGGCACGCTTGGTATTTTGTTTAGTTTTGAGAGATCATTCTGATCTTTCTATATAAGTAAGACTCAATACATAGGAGTCTAAATGCAGAGTGCATTTGAACATCCTGTGTTTTATGTTCCTTGAAAACTAGATAACGAAAACAATTCAAGTAATTCACTGAGTTTAAACGCTTAGTTTAGTGATTCTCTTAATAATTGATTTAAACGACATCTTCGATGTCAAAGGTTAAGTTGTTAAGGGCGCACGGTGGATGCCTTGGCACTAGGAGCCGATGAAGGACGGTACTAACACCGATATGCTTCGGGGAGCTGTAAGTAAGCTTTGATCCGGAGATTTCCGAATGGGGAAACCCACTGCTCGTAATGGAGTAGTATCTTCACCTGAATTCATAGGGTGATGATGGCAGACCCGGGGAACTGAAACATCTAAGTACCCGGAGGAAGAGAAAGCAAACGCGATTTCCTGAGTAGCGGCGAGCGAAACGGAAGAAGCCCAAACCAAGAGGCTTGCCTCTTGGGGTTGTAGGACACTCTATACGGAGTTACAAAGGAACGGAGTAAATGA includes:
- the rsbW gene encoding anti-sigma B factor RsbW, with translation MKQLVDYIEMKVPAKPEYVGIIRLTLSGIASRMGYSYDDIEDLKIATSEACTNAVQHAYKNNEEGEVVVGFGLYEDRLEVMIADNGKSFDFEKTKDELGPYSASSPVDQLPEGGLGLYLMETLMDEVRVHVNAGVTVFMIKYLSGERIDHGTTISKYEAN
- the sigB gene encoding RNA polymerase sigma factor SigB, whose product is MAQPSQNMKLTKEEVNELILDFQKTESKVAQLALVEHYTGLVETLAKKYSKGKSFHEDLRQVGMIGLLGAIRRYDPSVGKPFEAFAIPTIIGEIKRFLRDKTWSVHVPRRIKELGPKIKAAVDKLTNENQRSPQVREIAEYLDVTEEEVLETMEMGKSYQALSVDHSIEADSDGSTVTILDIVGSQEQGYEKVNQKLMLQSVLHVLSDREKEIIECTFILNKSQKETGEQLGISQMHVSRLQRRAIQKLREALSKDMPPELNK
- a CDS encoding PP2C family serine/threonine-protein phosphatase, with translation MIVQDYNQHVHTLAFQLPKAGKSCCGDSFFIKATDEYLICALADGLGSGERANESSEAISSLVEKNDDKDVEDLMKLCNEELKDKRGATVSILKVDFKTREFTYSSVGNIRFILCAPSGTYIYPLPILGYLSGKPQKYRTQTYTYEQGSKFIIHTDGLVLPGIKTLLNKGESVEDLSRQLEDYTKTLNDDLTYIVGQLF
- a CDS encoding Tex family protein — its product is MEEKQTKIMQHISKELAINIKQVANVISLLEEGNTVPFIARYRKEQTGALDEVQIRDISEKWTYIQNLENRKEEVLRLIEEQGKLTEQLAVDINKAMKLQQVEDLYRPYKQKRRTKATVAKEKGLEPLATWILSLPGEGDIQLKAKEFINEEKGVTTVEEAIQGAQDIVAEQISDQPKYRQWIRELTFRKGSISSVAKDEEKDEKNVYEMYYEYEEPIQKIVPHRVLAINRGEKEDILRISLQPPTDQILDYLQKEELKGKKSVVNNLVIETIEDAYKRLIQPSIEREIRKELSEKAEDRAIHIFSENLRNLLLQPPLKGRMVLGVDPAFRTGCKLAVVDPTGKMLHIGVVYPHPPVNKKEQAKEKVIDVLKQFKIEVVAIGNGTASRETEQFIADILRELSGDISYLIVNEAGASVYSASELAREEFPDLQVEERSAVSIARRLQDPLAELVKIDPKSVGVGQYQHDVSQKKLNESLTFVVETVVNQVGVNVNTASSSLLQYVAGLSKAVANNVVKKREELGRFSNRKQLKDIPRLGAKTYEQCIGFLRVLDGDHPLDRTSIHPERYGEVEKLLKQLNVSLADLGSEELKDKVKNLNLQETADVLSIGELTLKDICDALIRPERDPRDEVTKPLLKKDVLKLEDLQQGMELQGTVRNVVDFGAFVDIGVKQDGLVHISKLSRSFVKHPLDVVSVGDVVTVWVDDVDFKKGRVALTMLKS
- the cmpA gene encoding cortex morphogenetic protein CmpA, whose translation is MPSWLQNQMQRAFLEKNRYQIKLLNQCWFFYREKHCS
- a CDS encoding SprT family protein; this encodes MNDDKLQQLVEDISISLFRKPFKHKATFNKRLRTTGGRYMLSTHNIDINPKYFLEHGLEEMIGIIKHELCHYHLHIEGKGYKHGDEDFKLLLKEVGAPRFCTPLKTESKKRQASLIYKCSACHHEYKRKRKVDTTRLVCGKCAGKIYLLKGVDS